The following are encoded in a window of Maridesulfovibrio ferrireducens genomic DNA:
- a CDS encoding ferredoxin: MAKKVVIDQDECIGCETCVELCPEVFALDSDGEKAEVIKEDAVDLDCVQESMDSCPVECISIE; this comes from the coding sequence ATGGCTAAGAAAGTAGTAATTGATCAAGATGAATGCATCGGTTGCGAAACTTGTGTAGAACTTTGTCCTGAAGTTTTTGCACTTGATTCAGATGGCGAAAAAGCTGAAGTGATTAAAGAAGATGCTGTCGATTTGGACTGCGTTCAAGAGTCTATGGATTCTTGTCCTGTGGAGTGTATATCTATAGAATAA
- a CDS encoding ABC transporter permease subunit, translated as MVWLFILLWPLLGVKPEGLEIAGTFNVWWRIALGCSFILFLYQLNKAGAFKFISRPVSAVAGSMKSASSVVPLAVWFVIGIGCVALLPQLTGRYAQDVAINCMIYVCLGLGLNVVVGLAGMLDLGYIAFYGIGAYTYAILSVQFQLSFWICLPISAAAAGLGAWLIGYCSMRMRGDYLAIVTLGFAEICRMVLNNWMSLTNGPNGITGIKAPGFYWFDFTNGMTLEHLWLKKLSLVYYVILLLVVFTIIAVYRLQHSRIGRAWEAIREDETAAEVMGVPTFYMKLLAYCTGACFGGLAGAFYAARMRFVSPESFTFLESAMVLSMVVLGGMGSIPGVILGALALIALPEIFREFELYRMLVFGGVMTLMMLFRPQGLLPPTRKMRAGKD; from the coding sequence ATGGTCTGGCTGTTCATCCTGTTGTGGCCCCTGCTTGGCGTTAAGCCTGAAGGCCTTGAGATTGCCGGAACATTTAATGTCTGGTGGAGAATCGCTTTAGGCTGTTCATTTATATTGTTTTTGTATCAATTAAATAAGGCCGGAGCATTTAAGTTTATATCCAGACCTGTGTCAGCAGTAGCGGGTAGCATGAAAAGTGCTTCCTCTGTTGTGCCTCTTGCCGTCTGGTTTGTTATAGGCATTGGTTGTGTTGCTTTATTGCCTCAGCTCACCGGGCGTTATGCTCAGGATGTTGCGATAAACTGTATGATCTACGTTTGTCTCGGCCTTGGCCTTAATGTGGTTGTCGGTTTGGCAGGAATGCTCGATCTTGGATATATCGCATTTTACGGCATCGGAGCTTATACTTACGCTATACTCTCAGTTCAATTTCAGCTTTCATTCTGGATTTGTCTGCCCATAAGTGCTGCTGCTGCGGGCTTAGGAGCATGGCTGATCGGTTATTGCTCTATGAGAATGAGGGGAGATTATCTGGCTATCGTGACGCTGGGTTTTGCTGAAATTTGTCGCATGGTGCTTAATAACTGGATGAGTCTGACCAATGGTCCTAATGGCATAACTGGTATTAAGGCTCCCGGATTTTACTGGTTTGATTTTACCAATGGCATGACTCTGGAACATCTCTGGCTTAAAAAACTTTCACTTGTATACTATGTGATACTTCTTCTTGTAGTATTTACGATTATTGCAGTTTATCGCTTACAGCATTCCCGTATAGGTAGAGCATGGGAAGCTATTCGTGAAGATGAAACAGCTGCAGAAGTTATGGGCGTTCCCACTTTTTACATGAAGCTTCTGGCATATTGTACAGGGGCGTGTTTCGGTGGTCTGGCCGGGGCTTTTTATGCTGCACGGATGAGATTTGTAAGCCCTGAATCTTTCACTTTCCTCGAATCTGCAATGGTGCTTTCCATGGTTGTTCTCGGGGGTATGGGATCAATTCCGGGCGTTATTCTGGGAGCTTTGGCACTTATAGCACTTCCGGAAATATTCAGAGAATTTGAATTATATCGCATGCTGGTTTTCGGGGGAGTAATGACTCTTATGATGCTCTTCAGGCCTCAGGGACTTTTACCACCCACACGTAAAATGCGTGCTGGAAAGGATTAA
- a CDS encoding branched-chain amino acid ABC transporter permease, whose amino-acid sequence MEYFIQQLINGITLGSVYALIALGYTMVYGIIQLINFAHGEFFAAGGYVGVIFMSYLVSQGAPAWVCLSGSLILAMAYCAMLAVAVEKVAYKPLRNSSRLSVLLSALGMSIFLQNGLMLTQGVYDKPYPTELTQGGFELGNVMLSYMQLFIVSLTAFLLVALNVLVFKTRIGKAMRSTAQDKVMSALVGINANRTISITFAIGASLAAAAGIMVGLYYGSVRYDMGFVPGIKAFAAAVLGGIGNITGAMIGGFIIGMVEIFAAGYISGEYKDVFAFVILIAVLYFRPSGIMGENVDDTRV is encoded by the coding sequence ATGGAATATTTTATTCAACAACTCATCAATGGTATAACACTCGGTAGCGTATATGCGCTCATCGCTCTCGGTTATACTATGGTGTATGGCATTATTCAGCTCATTAACTTTGCTCATGGCGAATTTTTTGCGGCTGGCGGTTATGTAGGCGTTATTTTCATGAGTTATCTTGTGTCTCAGGGGGCTCCTGCATGGGTTTGTCTTTCAGGATCTTTGATTCTGGCGATGGCATACTGCGCAATGCTTGCTGTGGCTGTAGAAAAGGTAGCTTATAAACCACTGAGAAACTCATCCAGACTTTCTGTTCTGCTTTCCGCATTGGGTATGTCTATTTTTCTTCAGAACGGTTTGATGCTTACTCAGGGAGTGTATGACAAGCCTTATCCTACCGAGTTGACTCAGGGTGGCTTTGAGCTTGGTAATGTAATGCTTTCGTACATGCAGCTTTTTATTGTAAGTCTGACAGCATTTTTGCTTGTGGCCCTTAATGTTCTTGTTTTTAAAACCAGAATAGGTAAGGCGATGCGCTCCACTGCGCAGGATAAAGTAATGTCTGCGCTTGTTGGAATTAATGCCAACCGTACAATCAGTATCACTTTCGCAATAGGAGCCAGTCTTGCTGCTGCAGCCGGAATAATGGTCGGGCTTTATTATGGTTCAGTTCGATACGATATGGGGTTTGTCCCCGGTATCAAGGCTTTTGCTGCTGCCGTATTAGGTGGTATCGGAAATATTACCGGTGCGATGATCGGTGGTTTTATTATTGGAATGGTAGAGATTTTTGCCGCAGGTTATATTTCAGGTGAATATAAGGACGTATTTGCGTTCGTGATACTTATAGCGGTTCTTTATTTCAGACCTTCAGGAATCATGGGAGAGAACGTTGACGATACCAGAGTTTAA
- a CDS encoding ATP-dependent sacrificial sulfur transferase LarE, with protein MTNSHIIQKQYKDLLKIFKLHERAFVAFSGGIDSSLVAKAAFDALGDKAFAITIDSELTANRDISFACRSAASIGINHQVIKISVLKNSLISDNTKSRCYYCKKAIIDTINRCPLFDGSHADDPVDRAGLKAIREASVISPLALTGFTKKNIIEAAGFLQLLSLNRPSNSCLATRIETGIPLTAKKIFMVERTEECMFEAGARWCRARTDGNKFQIEYGSDSPLDEFNIKAKLTTLLPQVSQKNIQFIIKT; from the coding sequence ATGACGAATTCACATATTATTCAAAAACAATACAAAGACCTACTCAAGATATTTAAATTACACGAAAGAGCTTTTGTTGCATTTTCAGGTGGAATTGACAGCTCTTTGGTAGCTAAGGCGGCCTTTGATGCTTTAGGAGATAAGGCTTTTGCCATAACAATTGATTCTGAACTTACTGCGAACCGTGACATTTCATTCGCCTGCCGATCAGCAGCCTCTATCGGTATTAACCACCAAGTTATTAAAATATCAGTGCTTAAAAATTCTCTAATCAGCGATAATACAAAATCTCGCTGCTACTATTGCAAGAAGGCTATTATCGATACCATTAACAGATGTCCGCTTTTTGACGGCAGTCACGCTGACGACCCTGTTGACCGGGCCGGTTTAAAAGCCATTCGTGAAGCATCCGTAATTTCGCCTTTAGCTCTTACCGGATTTACTAAAAAAAATATCATCGAAGCGGCCGGTTTCTTACAATTGCTCTCACTTAACCGACCTTCTAACAGTTGTCTCGCAACTAGAATCGAAACAGGAATTCCTTTAACAGCAAAAAAAATCTTCATGGTAGAACGAACTGAGGAATGCATGTTTGAAGCAGGGGCAAGATGGTGCCGCGCTAGAACAGATGGGAATAAATTTCAAATAGAATACGGATCTGACTCGCCGCTTGATGAATTTAATATAAAGGCAAAACTGACAACGTTACTGCCGCAAGTGAGTCAAAAAAATATTCAATTTATTATAAAAACATAA
- a CDS encoding ABC transporter ATP-binding protein, whose translation MTEPILELRDIKAGYGSIKALKGINIKVYEGEIVSIIGANGAGKSTTLMTICNIVHATSGDIFYKGKRINQVASDKLPAMGLCQVPEGRRIFPRLTIEENLDMGAFFRNDKEIEDDKERVFGMFPILRERCRQAGGTLSGGEQQMLAIGRALMSRPKVLLLDEPSLGLAPLIVKQIFDIIKEINKLGTTIILVEQNAKVALSMANRGYVLETGHVVMEDEAHKLLNNPDIQKAYLGE comes from the coding sequence ATGACTGAACCAATATTAGAATTACGGGACATTAAGGCCGGTTATGGAAGCATTAAGGCCCTCAAAGGTATAAATATTAAAGTTTATGAAGGGGAAATTGTATCGATTATCGGCGCGAATGGTGCGGGTAAGAGTACAACTCTCATGACGATATGTAATATTGTTCATGCCACAAGCGGTGACATCTTTTACAAAGGTAAAAGGATAAATCAGGTTGCATCTGATAAATTGCCTGCAATGGGACTTTGTCAGGTTCCTGAAGGGCGCAGGATTTTTCCGCGTCTGACTATTGAAGAGAATCTCGATATGGGGGCTTTTTTCAGAAATGATAAGGAAATTGAAGATGACAAAGAAAGAGTCTTCGGCATGTTCCCTATCCTTCGTGAAAGATGCAGGCAGGCCGGCGGAACTTTGTCAGGCGGCGAGCAGCAGATGCTTGCTATCGGCAGGGCCTTGATGAGCAGGCCGAAAGTCCTTTTACTGGATGAGCCTTCCTTGGGACTTGCTCCGCTGATTGTTAAGCAGATTTTTGATATTATCAAAGAGATTAACAAGCTTGGGACAACAATTATTCTGGTAGAGCAGAATGCAAAGGTGGCGCTGAGCATGGCCAACAGAGGTTATGTTCTTGAGACCGGGCATGTTGTTATGGAAGATGAAGCTCATAAGCTTTTAAACAATCCTGATATCCAAAAGGCGTATCTCGGCGAGTAA